GTCGTTTGGCGGATGACCACCCGCTCCGGCTGGGCATTGTCCTGCCGTTTCCCTTCCCCGCTCATCGACCATAGGGCGAAGCCGACAAAGGCGACGACGGCAGCCGCAACCGCGCCGCGCTTCAGGACGGGATTGTTGTCGATCCTCCTGCCGGCAACCGTTTCGGCCCGCTCGCCGGGTATCCGGCTTTCGTCTTTCTGAACTATGACAGCCTCCTATTGCGCCGCGCTGGCGTCGGTCTTCACAACCCGCTCGACCGACGGCGAGGTCGTATTGGTGTCCGGATTGATGCCGACGCGGTCGTAGGCCTCGTTGAAGACGCAGAGCACGTCCCCTCCCCTGCGCAGGATGAACTTGCGGCTGATCGCGTGGACGAGAACCAGGTTGCCGTCGACAGACTTCGGAACCTGGCTCTCGCTGCCGTCCGAGTTCTCGATGTAGATGGCCGGCATTTCCTGGTTGCCAACGAAGGCAAAGGTCGTGACCTTGCCATTGTCGTAGACCGATTGTGGCTCCAGTGCCTGCGCCCCTTGCGCGGAGTAACGCCAGTTCCGAGGGCCATAAGCCTCGTGGATCGCCAGCACATTGTCGGCCTCCTTCGCCCCCGCGGCGATCGCTCGCGCCGCCGCCGCCTGGCGCCGGCGCTCGGCGTCGTCGGCGGGATAGCGGTACTTGACGTAGAAGTAGGTGTTTTGGCCGACCTCCACCTTGCCATCCCGCACCGTCAATTCCATCTGGTAGCTGCGGGTCGATCCGTCACGGCGGGTGGTCACGACGGAGATATTGGTGACCGGCTGATTTTCCCGCGGTTTGAGAAACAGGATGTTGCCCACCGGTGCGACCTCCCAGGCGACACTGTTGCCAAGCGCGACATGCGCGACCTCCTCGTCGGCCGCGAACTCGACCTGCACCGAGGAGCGCAGCGAACCGATGATGCGGGTGATGTTGTAGGGCTGGTAGTCGACGAAACGGATACGGTTGTCCTGCGACGCGCCGCGCGGAATTTCGAGGGCAGGCGCCGTGGAGGCGGAGACCGTAAGGAGGAGAGTGCAGATGAAAATAGTCCGCATCAGTTGATGGCCTCCGGATCGGCCCGGTATTCGCTGACCGCAAAACCGAGAGGGTTCACCAGCCGATCCGTCGATGACATCGGCGCGTTCACATAGGAGAAGGTGAGCGTCGCAACCCAATGGGTTGTCCGGACTTCTTCCCCGCGGGTGATCGTGCGCATAAATCGGACGGATACGACATTCGGATTGATCAGCGAGATCGAGGCAATGCTGATCCGCGCGGTGGCGCCGCGCCCATAGGTGTTCTGCGGCGACTCCGGATTGCTGCCGCGATAGAAGGCCGAAAACCGAGCCTGCTCCGGCTGCGTCGACAACAAGGCGACGGTGCGGAAATTTTCCTCCGCCTCGCTCCAGACATAGCCTTCGCGGCCCCGGACGTATTTCGCGGCGAAGTATTTGGTGACGGCTTCGTCGTAAGTGCCGGCCGTCGATGTCAGCGCCGAGACGACATCGACGATGCCCGTTGAATTGTCGACCCGCACGACAAACGGTTCCACCGTTTTCAGCGGCGTGAGGCCGGCGACGGCGAAGATCGAAGCACCGGCAAGAATGCCGGCTACGGTGGCAACGGACCAGGCGATGCGCGCCGAGCGTTCGACCTGGATCATGCGGTCCTGATCGAAGCGTCGCGCCTTCTCGAAATATGTCTTGAGTTCATCTCCGGAGACCATCGCGTCAACCCTCACAAGGACGATAGGATGCGTCGATGTCGAGATGGGCAAAGGTGGGAGGTTCCTTGCCCTCGTCGACATACGCGGTGGCGACGGACTGAGACGCCGCCGGTCGCGCATCGGACTGTTTCTGTTTGAGGTTGCTATTGTCTTCCCACTGCCACATCGAACGATTGAGAGGACGGCGCGAATAGCCGTCGCATTTCGGGAGCGGATAGGTCAGCGATGCGCAGCCGCTTAAGGCGGCCGCCATGCAGAGCAGCGGAAATGTTCTGATCATTCCTGGAGAGCCTTTTTCTTGTTCGTGCGAAAAGCGTCATGATCCGGAGCCTTTCGAGGTGAAGGTTCGACCAACGGCTCGGGCGCCACGTCCGGCCGCACGGACGGTATGGGACGCCGCCCAGGCGAGCGTGCTTTCGTGGGCGTCGCGTGCGGCGCCGTAGCCGTAGGTCAACGACGCCCCGCCGGCGGCAAGCGCCGAGGCGATGTTGGGAAGCTGATAGAAGACATAGAGAGCGGCGAGGCAGATGGCGCAAAGCGCGATCGGCCGCATCAGCACGTCGCTATATCCCTCGATCGCCGTGAAGGTGGTGTCGATGCAAGTGATCAGCAGGGAGCCGACGGCGACGACGAGAACCTGAAGGATCACGAAGTTCGCAAGCTGGCCGATCCAGGCCTCGGTGAAGCGTCGCGTCGACTGGAACATTGCGAGCGCCACGAAAATCGGGCCGATCGCGAGCACGATGGCAAGCGCCAGACGCGCGTAAAGCGAAACGATGTAGCCGATTGCGGCGACGATGAAGCTCGCGCCGATCACCATCATGCCGCCAACGCCGGTGACGATATCGACCGGCCAGGAGGCACGTGACCAGATATCGGTGGCTGAGGCCTGTCCCTTGTCGAGCAGGCTGTCGAAGGTCGATGCGCTCGGCGCCGTGCCGCTGTTCAGCGCCTGGGACACCTCGCGCGGAAGCACATCGAAGAAGATGTTGGTGACATAGGTCTGGTACTCGCCGGCGTTCTTCACCAGCATGACGATGATGGCGAGCTTGATCGCCCGAAATGCAAAGTCGAGGATCGGTTCCTGGACCGAGCCGCGAAGAACGAGATAGCCGTAGAGCACGATATAGAGGGTCACCGCTGCCGTCAGAGGGCCTGAGACCCACTCGGAGATGTTCGACGTTCCGGTGGAGATGAAGTTCTCCAGCGGTGTCTTGAACTGCTCGTCGACGAAGGCGAACACCTCATACATGGGCATCAACCTCCCAACGATTGCCGCATGCGCTGGAGCCGCAGCTTGCCGTCGGCGCTTTCCGCGTTTTGGCAAGTCGCGGTATCGCGGAGCTCTCCTGGATTGTTGCGGCACTTCGTGACGATGCTGGAAAGCAGCGCTTCGTCCGCCACCAGTTCTTCAACCGTGTAGGTCCGCTCCTGCTCCGAGCAGGCGGCCAGGCCAAACATCGTCAGAAGAAGCAGCGATCTTCTCATTGCAGGGCCGCCTTGATCGCATCCATGCGCTGGCGCCAGTCCTCGGCCTTGCGCTGTTCATCGACCTGAACCTGCGCCTGCTGCACCATGCGCAAGCCTTCCATCCGCAACACATCGGTCTGAAGGAAGGCCTGTTCGGCCTGAAGCCGAGCCTGCAGGTCGGCGATATCCTTGGCGTCGCCTGCCGTCGATATCTTCTCGCGCAGCTGGTCGATGCCGTCGATACGCTTGGTCGCGGCATCATAAATCTGTTGGCCGAGGCTCATCTGACCGGCGTTCTTGTTCTGGATGCGCGAAAGCTCCTGCGCGTAGAAGTCGTCGGCGTTGGTTCGATAGGTCGTATTACCTTCGAGGAATTTTGAGGCTGAGTCAGCGAAGACGCCCGTACCGTTGGCCTTGAACAGGCCCTCGATGGCGCTGAAGTCCGCCGGCAGCGCTTTGCGAATGGCCGGATCGTTCAAGACGCTGGCAACATCTGCCATGTCGGTGAGCTTGTTGAGCGAACCGTAGAGCTGCTGTGCCTGCTCGATCTGCTGATTGAGCGCATCGAGTTGCGACTTGAGCTCAGCGATCGTCTCAATGTGCTTGGCGATCGCCGTCTGGTCGATCACCGGGATCCCCTGCCCTGCCGCACCGCTGGCGGAAAGGATGAGCACGGAGGCAATCGAAGCACAATGAAGTCGATAGGAAGCCATCAACTTGCACTCCTTCTCTGCTGGAAAATCGGAAGCCAATCCTTGGCATCGTTGCCGACCTCGGCACGGATCGCATCGGCAAGTTCGACGTTGGCGGTTCGGCCGGAGAGGATGGCGAGTTCGTCGTCGAAGCCCTTGAGGTCTAGCTCGGCGACGACGCTGTTATGTCCCTGCTTCAACACGAACCGCCGGCTCTCGACCGAGAGCTCGCGCGCGACCAGCTCGTATTCGCGCTCCGTCAGCTTGAAGCCATCGACATAGTCGGCATGATTGCCGCGGGAGTTCGGCAGGAATATCTGCGTCGGGCATTGCTCGATGATGGTGTGAGCGATCGGCGAAACAATCGCATCCCGTGGACTCTGCGTGGCAAAGAGCATGAGTCCGTTCTGCTTTCGAATGGTCTTAAGCTTGTTCTGGGCGAGGTCCCGGAACCCCTCGTCCTGGAGCGCCTTCCAGAACTCATCGATCACGATGATGATCCGCCGGCCGTCGATCAATTGCTCGACGCGATGGAAGAGGTAGGCCATCAGCGGGGTCCGGATTTCCTCGTTGTCGAGGAAGTCGGTCATGTCGTAGCCGACGAACTTGCCGCCGATGCCGAATTCGCCGAAGCCGATATCCTCGATGACGTTGTCAAAGACCCAACCGAGTGGCCCTCCCCTCTCCCACCGCCGCAGCCTTGCCGCGATCCCTTCCGGATCGGTGTTGTTGAGAAAGGTCCTGAGCGCGCCGATCGTCCGACGCTCGACCGGCAGATCGGCAAGGCCGTCGATTGCGGCGGCGATGTCGCGGAGTTCGGTCACGCTCAGTTCCCGCGTGGTTGAGCCGACGAGCTTGCCGACCCAGCGCGTCAGGAACACCTTGTTCTCCGGCGTCAGTTCGAGCGCCTTTAAGGGGGCGCATCCGGTCGGAATGCCGTTCTTGAGGGGCAGATAGGTGCCGCCGGCGGCGCGCACGTAGAGGTCCGCCCCCCTGTCCTTGTCGAAGAACACTACATGCGGGTCGTGCTTCTCGAGTTGCGATAGCATGAAGTTGAGGAGCACGGTCTTGCCGGCGCCCGACGGTCCGCAGACGAAGGTGTTGCCGAGATCGCCGTAATGGAAATTGAAGTAGTACGGTGACCCGGACGCCGTCTTGAGCAGGGCGACGGCGGGCCCCCACTCGTTGGCGTCCTTCTGGCCGATCGGATAGGAGTGGAAGGGCGACAAGGCAGCGAAGTTCCGGGAGGTGATCGCGCCGGACCGGGCGCGATAGCGGAAGTTCCCCGGCAGCTGCGCCCACCAGGCCGCCTCAAGGCCAAGATCCTCGCGCGCGACGACTGCGCCGCCACTGGTCAGGCTGGCGCGTGCCTTGGCGAGGTTGTCGGTCAGTTCCTTCACC
The nucleotide sequence above comes from Sinorhizobium fredii USDA 257. Encoded proteins:
- the virB9 gene encoding P-type conjugative transfer protein VirB9, which encodes MRTIFICTLLLTVSASTAPALEIPRGASQDNRIRFVDYQPYNITRIIGSLRSSVQVEFAADEEVAHVALGNSVAWEVAPVGNILFLKPRENQPVTNISVVTTRRDGSTRSYQMELTVRDGKVEVGQNTYFYVKYRYPADDAERRRQAAAARAIAAGAKEADNVLAIHEAYGPRNWRYSAQGAQALEPQSVYDNGKVTTFAFVGNQEMPAIYIENSDGSESQVPKSVDGNLVLVHAISRKFILRRGGDVLCVFNEAYDRVGINPDTNTTSPSVERVVKTDASAAQ
- a CDS encoding virB8 family protein, with the translated sequence MVSGDELKTYFEKARRFDQDRMIQVERSARIAWSVATVAGILAGASIFAVAGLTPLKTVEPFVVRVDNSTGIVDVVSALTSTAGTYDEAVTKYFAAKYVRGREGYVWSEAEENFRTVALLSTQPEQARFSAFYRGSNPESPQNTYGRGATARISIASISLINPNVVSVRFMRTITRGEEVRTTHWVATLTFSYVNAPMSSTDRLVNPLGFAVSEYRADPEAIN
- a CDS encoding type IV secretion system protein encodes the protein MYEVFAFVDEQFKTPLENFISTGTSNISEWVSGPLTAAVTLYIVLYGYLVLRGSVQEPILDFAFRAIKLAIIVMLVKNAGEYQTYVTNIFFDVLPREVSQALNSGTAPSASTFDSLLDKGQASATDIWSRASWPVDIVTGVGGMMVIGASFIVAAIGYIVSLYARLALAIVLAIGPIFVALAMFQSTRRFTEAWIGQLANFVILQVLVVAVGSLLITCIDTTFTAIEGYSDVLMRPIALCAICLAALYVFYQLPNIASALAAGGASLTYGYGAARDAHESTLAWAASHTVRAAGRGARAVGRTFTSKGSGS
- a CDS encoding EexN family lipoprotein; translation: MRRSLLLLTMFGLAACSEQERTYTVEELVADEALLSSIVTKCRNNPGELRDTATCQNAESADGKLRLQRMRQSLGG
- the virB5 gene encoding P-type DNA transfer protein VirB5 encodes the protein MASYRLHCASIASVLILSASGAAGQGIPVIDQTAIAKHIETIAELKSQLDALNQQIEQAQQLYGSLNKLTDMADVASVLNDPAIRKALPADFSAIEGLFKANGTGVFADSASKFLEGNTTYRTNADDFYAQELSRIQNKNAGQMSLGQQIYDAATKRIDGIDQLREKISTAGDAKDIADLQARLQAEQAFLQTDVLRMEGLRMVQQAQVQVDEQRKAEDWRQRMDAIKAALQ
- a CDS encoding VirB4 family type IV secretion/conjugal transfer ATPase, encoding MPSLTTLRSRELGPETFIPYVRHVDESTIALDSRALMVMIALEGVSFETADVLDLNALHRDLNTLYRNIADERLALWTHLIRRRDNSYPEGTFTTPFSAALNDKYRARMVGEDLFRNDLYLTILWSPARDPADKAAKLLSRLRRARRAGAELDEEALKHLRDKVVDVTAALKRFEPRVLSLYEHDGLLFSEPSEVLHQFVGGRREPIPLTEGRIASAIYSDRVIVGRETVEIRPEAESRYAGMLSFKEYPARTRTGMLDGVLTSPFELILAQSFSFVSKADARVIMGRKQNQMVSSGDKAASQIEELDGAMDDLESNRFVLGEHHLTLSVFAPSVKELTDNLAKARASLTSGGAVVAREDLGLEAAWWAQLPGNFRYRARSGAITSRNFAALSPFHSYPIGQKDANEWGPAVALLKTASGSPYYFNFHYGDLGNTFVCGPSGAGKTVLLNFMLSQLEKHDPHVVFFDKDRGADLYVRAAGGTYLPLKNGIPTGCAPLKALELTPENKVFLTRWVGKLVGSTTRELSVTELRDIAAAIDGLADLPVERRTIGALRTFLNNTDPEGIAARLRRWERGGPLGWVFDNVIEDIGFGEFGIGGKFVGYDMTDFLDNEEIRTPLMAYLFHRVEQLIDGRRIIIVIDEFWKALQDEGFRDLAQNKLKTIRKQNGLMLFATQSPRDAIVSPIAHTIIEQCPTQIFLPNSRGNHADYVDGFKLTEREYELVARELSVESRRFVLKQGHNSVVAELDLKGFDDELAILSGRTANVELADAIRAEVGNDAKDWLPIFQQRRSAS